The stretch of DNA CCCAGAAGGTACAGTCACGAAGAATCCCTGCACGGCGTTCGGTGGTAACAAGCTCCAGGAGGAGGTGCCTGAGATCTGTAACACCCACGGGGGCGGTGTTGGTGGTTTGGCAAAGATTAAGGAGAAGAGAGAAAAAAAGTGCAATGGACGCGATGACGTCCGCGAGGTACACCAGAAGTCTCCGGCGAGGCTGAAGAACCGTCCCTCCAGCGATGTGAGGAAGGATAAGACGTCGGGGAAATATCCGGGTCGGGCGTCCGaatcttcaatggatcattCGAGACCCGGATCCATATCTTCCACCGGGCATGGGTGGAAGAAGGATGCCGGTGAAATTTCCGGAAGACGCTCCAGGTCTCCGGTGAGCCGAACGAATGGCGGGTCGTCAAAAACGGACCTAGGTCGGAGCCCATCATCCAGAAGGTTTGGGAAATCTCCTGGACGGGTCGGGTCCGGGTTTGGGGATAGACTCCAGAAGGTGGACAAGTGGCCGCTTGAGATGCTTGAAAACCCGGTTGTATCCTTGGAATGTTTCATATTTCTGTAGTGTAAGGTGTGAAGTAGGGGTTGTAAATTTTCAGTTAGTAATGGTTATTTTGGTCTTTAGACTTGGTCTTACAATATTTGATGTCGTACcaaaaataacaaataataataatttttttagtcGTTTTTGTGGTTTTGTGTGAAACAAAGTCAAAGTGTTCCTTTTTTTAACAAAAGGTTGCGAGTTTTAACAAGTATATCTTGGACTTCGTGtttttttaagttttatattcaatctttgtGTTATATATTAATATGTAAAGCAAATTccgattaattaattaacaaaaACAGTTCCatgcaaagaaatttatttataataataataataataattgtgaGCATATGTTTAAAATTAAAAGCATATAAAAGGTCTAATTGAGAAGCCCATCTTATGGCTTAAACCAAACAAACGAATACTGAAAATGACTTAATTTAGCTCAAATTTTTAAGTTCATTACCATACAAAAGATTCAACACTCGATATACAATTATAGAAACATTGGTCAAGTACTAGTTTATATACACATCATCATCATATCAAAAAGCTTGAGTTGGGATCAATGTCGAAAGAAATCAACATTCATGCATGGCACAACGTTCAGGTAGATATTGGCAAAAATGCATACTTTATAGCCGTTCACGTTGATGTGAAGGCCATGAAACGCGCTCCGGAGGCAATGAAACGGGGGCAGGTTGTGCGATGAACTTTGGAACACTGTCACCGGGCATCAGAATGGAAATAACTTTGGGTTGGATAGATATCTGAAATCCCTGCAATGTTCAGATGAGAATTATAAAAGAGATCTGAATCGTTTTAATTTGGTGCTCAGAAGCAGCACCTTTGGCCAAAAACTTTCCACAATGTATCTCATGGTGTTACTTTCTCCACATCATATATGAAATTTCCTCCCCATTATAATAAGTTCAATGACAACTTTAAATAAGGACTGATC from Primulina eburnea isolate SZY01 chromosome 6, ASM2296580v1, whole genome shotgun sequence encodes:
- the LOC140835523 gene encoding uncharacterized protein, with protein sequence MGSCISINRTSVPPKTVKKHHKSKSKCTRKQCRGTGSGDARSKSPPPTLPFSDEETVKEVLSETPAVPKQLSPLPQQNETPFIKAAPLLTDFSNNSDEKHPEGTVTKNPCTAFGGNKLQEEVPEICNTHGGGVGGLAKIKEKREKKCNGRDDVREVHQKSPARLKNRPSSDVRKDKTSGKYPGRASESSMDHSRPGSISSTGHGWKKDAGEISGRRSRSPVSRTNGGSSKTDLGRSPSSRRFGKSPGRVGSGFGDRLQKVDKWPLEMLENPVVSLECFIFL